The Dermacentor silvarum isolate Dsil-2018 chromosome 3, BIME_Dsil_1.4, whole genome shotgun sequence region CCAGCTTTGTATCGGGCCTCAAGTACCACATCATAAAGATACCGCCGCCAGGAAAAGGTAGAGAACTCGCGGCGTGTACTCGTGTTCAGTGCGAACATTGCAATGCGAAGGCAGCGAATTCTCGATAGATGAAGAATTGGGCTCTCTTCACGGAACTTTTGTTACGTAAGCTCCCTCCAGGGTTAGCCATCACCGGCGATCGTCTAGTGAGTCGTAACCACGAGATACGATTGCTATCATGAGGAGCAGGTGGCCGAATACCGGTCAGAGAGGAAACGCCGAAAGTTTCATAAAAGCTGAAGATGTGAGCGTTGCTATAACATGGCTTGCTACTTCAAATGAGGCTTCTAAATTGACGTAAGACAAGCTCATaaacagaagcaaaaaaaaaaaaagagagagaaaagctagGACTAGACAAACAAACCAAGTTCAGCTGACGCAGTAACTTGAGAGAACCTTTGTGGATACAATCCCGATTTGTGCGACTATTCACGAATCCCGACAGGGCTCACTAACGATAACGGTATTTCGTGAATTTCAGGGTTTCTGCTATATTTCCTGTGAATCTCCCTGTGGACACTGCCGTATTCTGTCCTGATAGGGGCATCACGGTCGCATGGTTTAGAGAGCAAAATGGTGCAGTGATATTCCACTTGAAATTAAGTTGAACAAGTGAAGTTTGGTTGTACATTTCATCTACGTAATGCGTGGAGAAGATAACCGGTAGTTTATTAGAGCAAGAAAACTGATGATGGGAAAAGCGAAACACAATTGAGGATGGTAGAGGAATTATGTTGCATGGTGAGATTACAATGGTGGCTGACGTAGGATGAAAACAGCTGAGGCAAGACTGGAATAATTGCAGGTCACTGAGGAAAGGTTTGTTCGAGCACTGGACATGAAATGTACACAGGGTGGACgataacgacgacgacgatgatgacgatcATGGGCTCTGTAAATTGACCCAAACTGAACGTGGGCTTTACGGCGACACTCGTACAGTAGTAGGAAAACATAATTGATAATAACGGATATTCATTACAGTATTGTGCGCTGTGTGTAAATCTTCGTCGTCAGCTACCTATAGATTCAGTCACGCTATACTACTTCGTAAAAGTGCAATGTTGGCGGGAAAACGCCCTATAGTATAGAAATCAAGGTGAGCACGGTCAATGTAAGCGCAGCCAACGACAGTTGTACCGCACACACTGAGCTTTATCTGGAATTTGTTACTCATGCTAGCCACTTATGACTTAGATTATCTCTAACGTAGCGTTACGAGGGCTATCAATTTTCGATCACAGCATACTGAATTGAAGTGAACATTAGAAAAACAAAACATACGTGTTGACATGCGTAGGCTGTTCGGGTCTGAAGCGGGCGTCGGTGGCTTACCACATACCGTCCAGCTGGAAGACAACCTTCAGCTATTACCACAGCTTCGGCATGACGCGCAACTACGTGGTATTCGTCGAGCAGCCACTCTTGGTGAACGCCATGCGCCTGGTCGGATCGCGCATCAAGGGATACTCCTTCAAGGACTGCCTCGACTGGGCGCCCAAGGAGAAGGTGACTATGATTTACTCAAACTCCTCAATGGCTCCGAGTTGAAACATTGCGTAAGGGAGATGAAAAAGGTTAAACATGATGAAAAGGAAGCCGCTGTGAACTCGTCACATAAAATTATTAGCATGGAATTGAACGTTATGGCAATAGTTGGCGAAAGATGTCGAAAGTTTCTTATGCGCCGTTAAGCGGAAACAGTCTACTTAAAAGACACTACTCAGTTTACTCAGTTCATTTTCACCTTTCTTTAATAATTATTGCCTTACTTTAGCCATTCAATTTCTTCCCCCTTTCCGTTGTCCTGTGTAAAGCAGCAAGCTTGACAGTGCAACCTATCTGCTTGACAGTGCAACCTCTCTGACAGTGCAACCTTCTCTCTCGTTCTTTTGGGCTACCCTCAACAAAGCGACAGTGGTTGCCTCCCACCATCGCAGTGTGTTACGAGGTTCCTTGCTGTAGAGTTTCATAGTAAAAAAGTGTCCACGAGATGCGAACTTGAAATAAAAAGATGATCGGCAGTGAACTGAAATGAGCGCTCTAATGAGGAATAAGATTTTGAAATTTGCAGTCACAGCATATTGCTCTGTGGTATATTAGCACGACCAAGTGTACATGCAGATTTGATTTGATTATTTATGTTGGAGAAACTAGGTCGTACATGCTGTTCGTTTTTGGCATGGGGGTGCGTGCATGAGATGGTTATCGCGGTATCTTATTTACAAGCCACTGATATAAAGCATATACTAACATTCTAAATACTCTTCCTTCGCGGCAAACGCCTCTACGGAGGCTAATTGTGTGGACTGAACACAGCGAACCTATCAGTGCATCAAACGTAAGGCAACGATGTCACACACCCGAAATAGCAGGAACTCAAGGGACACAATGGCACAATAATGTATGACTTCCTGTAAATTGAGTTTAGGGCGTAGTGAGAGCTGAGTAAGGTGTGATGGACATTTTCTCGCCCCTTCTTTTCATGTCATCACTCTCTGTTCTTTCTTCCTGGATCTCCATTACCTCTGCACCTGGCCTGTCTTGGATGGGGCTGACATCTATTTGTGGCCATTGGCGCAACCAGACCAAATTTGTGGTATTGGACAGATCATCGGGCGCCGTCTTGAGGACGCGGTTCGTCACGGACCCCTTGTTTTTCTTCCACGTGGTGAACACCTACGAAGACGACGGCCACATTGTGTTCGACATGATCGCCTACGAAGACGCCACCATACTGGACAGGTATGTGGCCTCAGTCAAAGGGTTTGACTCGAGAGGCAAGTAGTGTGAGTACCTGAACAGCTCCAACGTCGCCGAAATCGGTTGTGCACTGTAAGCAGCAGAAGTGTAGCCTTGGTCTGTGCGCGTGTTCAGTGTTAAATGCGAAATGTTCCGTGCACATTCGCGCCGGTAATGCTGCGGAATGTTGTGTTTATGAGTATGAAACTATTTATTGCACTTATGTAACATCCACGAATGCCAATGTGCAATGCTTGAACAGTGTTTATTGCAATTGCTAACCTCCACCCGTCTAGAACAGAAGCTTTCGGGGAACGAACTGCTACATTTAGGCGCCTCTACTCGATTTCTTGTATAGGGGTTATTTTTTATGTCCTGTCAGTTAAGAATCTTGAAGACACAGTGAGAGTAATGTGAGGTGAATGGTATAGAGGTTAATCAGAATACTCTTCGGTTCTCTGCTCAGCACTTGAAGGAGGAAaaagtgtagaaaaaaaaaaggcggaaggAAACGAATAGTTGGAAAGGAACTTTCTGCGGTAGTACAGACCACTAAATTACTGGGAAGCAAGGACTTGTATCGTTTTCATTGCGAACCTTGGCCAATCCGCCATTGTGGATAGGTGCCgaggcagcagcaacaacatcgacgacgacgacgatacgCGTTGAAGCGCCTGACAACAGAGTCATGTTTTGAGGCGACAACAACAAGTAGTCcttcctgtagtgtttccttgaAATACTGTCTTTCGGACAAGGCATGCGGTATAGCATACACTCGTCATGGAAACAGAGCttttaaatcgaagctttctttAAAAAGCGGGCTAATTCCGGAGACAGTATAATCGGGGTCATGCTGGTCACGTGGTGGGGGTCTTCGCGTCTTGCCGTCTTCACTGGCACGCAAGTAATACCGATGATGCAAAACGCTGTGCAGAATATAATCAGTTGCATGGCATTTCTTTAACGGCGCTTCTCGGATTCCAACTTGTGGATCTGACCTCCATATTTGTTTCCCACAAAGCATATGACGTGGTGTACTTGTAGTACAACACTTATAACATAATCGTCcagttcaataaaaaaaaatacagtattTGAAGCGTATGAGCACAATTTGTGCAAAGTTCGGTACATCAGCACTCGGGAAATTGTAGTTGCAATGAAAAAGAAAGGGATAGCAGTGAAGTTGGAACACCGTCTAACTGTGGTGCTACAGCTCAGAGCTGGGTAAAAGTTCTAACGACTTGATACATTGAGCAAAGTAGGCGTGTTATGGCTTAATAATTATGTATCGGTATGCGCTCTAGGTGAGAAGACATGCCACATGTCCTTACGTCTGGTCTGTCTAATAACAACGTCATTTTGTTTTAAATTTTCAAAAAACAATATCCTGCATAAAAAAAGAATATAGTTGTTTATATATGAATACAATTCATTTAATAAAATAAAAGTATTCAAGTTATTATTACACAATAAACATTTAAAGCTAACTAATCTCGTATTTTTCTTGAACTCGGTGACTGTGCACGATGCTGTTTGCTTCTTACAGGTATTATCTGGACAAGATTAGAAACTCCACGGCCGAAGATTTCGATCCAGACTGCCAGGGTCACTTCCGGCGCTTTGTGATTCCCGTTTCTAAGGTGAGCAGTCGTTGAAGTTAAACCTTTCTCGCAATAAACCGAGCGGTGCGCCAattctggagaaaaaaaaaagaagaaaaaaagacagctttTCTTGGTCTTGTCTCATTAGCCTAAACAGGCTTACAAGGCCCTAGAAAAGATGTGAGCCTTTATATAGGCGACTGTTCGAGTTGGAGAAACTGCTGACCGTAGCGAAAAGAAAGGAGGCAGGCTGCTGATCGTGCACTTCGAAAGcatgggaggaaaaaaaaaacgcgtgatTGCAACTTCTGTAAAAAGTCAAGACACAAAATTGAAAGCAGACCTGCTCATCTTAACGCGTTTCAAGTGAATTGAAAATGAAATGAATTAAAGGAACCTCCTGCATTCACAATAAACGTAGAGGCTCGAGATCATCATCACGACGAACGGTGCGTTTCATTTCGAACGTGCATTTATTCTGTTCCATCGCTTCTTCACTGTCGTAATTATTTTTGTGTTGTATAAGCACCGCTTCTGCCTAAATTTTCTTTTACCTGCGTTTTACCGGACAAAACATTTGACTCTGAGAAAATTGTTAGCTGATTTTAGGTGCGGTGAAGCAACGCCTCTAGACAGATTATGCAGTTGTTGCGCACGCGCGAATTTTGTGCAGTTCCGATGAACGTACGGGTGAGCGTCTGACATTGCTCAAGGACGCCAATTCCAGTTCAAGGGGTTCTTCTTcgtgtgtcctgtttctgatgcgctacgccttttgccgcCATGGTATACCAACAAAcccaacgtgcaacgttagtcaAGGGGAAAGTTCCGGCCTTAGTCAGCTTGGTTTGCGTATCACACTTCTGCAAGCCTACCATCATCTAAccttaaataataaaaaagtaagaaaaagaaagaaagtaagaaaggaaACCAGCCTCCTAGAAGGAGCCTGGTGATTCCGAAAAGTTTTTGTGTTAGCATGCGGCCTGCCCAGCCCCCCTCTCCCTCTTCCTCTTACCTTCCCCGAGCAAATGTGAACCCCCTCCCcccagaaaaaaatttctggctacgcacaacgcactgtctaGAAAGCTGCATTGTGAACGGCACTCAAGTCTACAGATGTTTAAAACACACATGTGCTTGAGTAGCGGTTACATGACCACgcgttattattatttattgatttCTTCTGTCTAGGGCTACTACGTCTAGGGCTTACCACGAATTTATCGGCATCGAACATTTAAACAGCCAAAACTCTCCCTTTTGTCGCAGTTGATAAATGCGCGTCTATGCTCTCGTTCTAGCTTGCAAAATGATAAGGGTTATACGTAAACGCGGTGCTCTCTCCCCCTGCTCCTTTCCCACAATAAACCAACGCAGGTGAGCAGCACCAAGGAGGGCAACCTGGTGAGCCTCAAGTACACCGAGGCTCGCGCCTACCGCCAGGACAACAGCACCATCTGGCTCACCCACGAGGAGATGGGATCCAAAGGTATACACGTGCGTAGTTACTCTCCCCGCGCGTACAAAGAATTTGAGTACCGCAATGTTTTCCAGTATACGATGCGACATCCTCCCGGTAACGGCATAAAAATAACACATGAGGGACAAAAAAATTTACTTGTGTTACTTCTGTACATCTTGCTTCTCGCCGTTGACAAGCACTATTTCTGTCAAGATGGAAAAGACTGTCATCCGCCCGACATTAACACGCCGCTACAAAAGAAACTCATGCGGGTTTTTCAGAAAACTAGTTTCGCTGTTTTAGAAAAAAATCCTTAGTGATAAAATGacgtggcaatataacccgcatatcaTATAGCAAGACGTGGCATATACACATACCTAAATAAATACGGGAATATGTGCGCTGACGGGACGCTGATACCGGATTTTTTTTGTCACATggtgcccttaacgctgtcgcgttaatatcgTCCTGGTTTGGGGTTCGAATCCGACAGCACCTTTCCATGGCAGTCGCAGTACCATCTGAGATAATGAGGAAGGTATGAGATGCAGGGTCAGGACGAATTGATCGACAACTCAATGTGCAGGAACACGCTATACGACATTATTTATGTGTGTTTAACCTAGAAGGTTGCACTTAGGGTAAATAATGTTCTAAGTAAATCGCTACAAATATCAACGGTGCATAGTTAAGTATTGAACTAAGGCCCTCTTTATTCATATTGTAGTGCACATAGTGGTAGAAGCAATCGTGATTCtacaattaaattaaattattttATGGAACCGCGTTCTGTTTGGACCTTTAGAACAttgaatataataaaaaaaagacactgCGGAGCTCTTGCATTCGGGAAAAGATTGCTACAAGCCGAAACACGAATAATAAACACTATATTCTTGTGCTTATACGCAGCCGCTCGGCCGTGAAGCTCAGTACGAGAAGTTGAACAAACTTGGAAACTAGGAAGGCCAGGATTCTACGGTGtgttccagctaacgttagccaagctgctcaaGATATTAAAAAAcgtggtgcaagatacaattaaaagacctacggtgttcggtcatcaGATGTCTTACGGCCGAACACCGCAAGTGTCAAAATTGtaccttgcaccgtgttttttaaacctttctttttttcgtagGACGGTTTGGCTCAGCTATATATATACTGTGGCCAAATACTTCAGATGAGCGTGTTTGTTTACGAGGATTGGCAGATAGACCACTAACATACTAGCATTTATGCGCTATCTTTCTTTCACAAGTTTCTTCAATTTCCTTGTTCTGCGCTACAACAGTTGAGTGATTAATGGAGGGGTGGATGAATGGATGGACagaacaatcaatcaatcaatcaatcaatcaatcaatcaatcaatcaatcaaaaaatAGAGTAAGTCCTTCGACACGTGGGGCCAATTGCGTGCGTTTCAAATTGCTAAAGAAAAATTTTCTATTTATTACAATCCCCTTGATTGCACTGAGGAATATAAATCGTTCACTGAATTCCACAATGAGTGCATTGAAGCATATTCCACCGATTTGCAGGGTACGACTTACCGACAATAAACCCGGAATACCAAGGGAAACCCTACCGCTACACATACGGCAGTGGAAACTTCGAGCGGCTAGGCGAGTGCCGGAATGCGGTAAGCTCAACAAATCAATGCCTTCACCTCCTGTTCGACAAAACCAGCGCTTTTATTATATTATTGCCTCCGATGAGTTTTCGAAACAAGTATTGCTTCGATGATGCCGTCTGCAGCGGCAAAATATCAACGTCCTTTCGTAAtttttaatgctttttttttaagcgaagcttaatacgtctaggcgaaatcgtatatggctaggcgaaattgcCTGTGTACggaaaactattatcatcagcattggctcgagcgtcgtcgtcgtcttcttccgcagctggctcgttggcgcccccgcgcttgtgctcgtgctcggcaagcgctcgtgccacttctcccgcgttcgtcgtcgtcgtcttcttccacagctggctgagttgccgctcatcattccagcgtagaatttcacttctcttctgtcgtcgtaatggggaggccgcgtttacggggggtatgcgccattcattgtcttaccgtaacggacagatttaattttgaagcaatttaatttttgaAGAATCGCGAGCGGCAAGGCGGGCAattgctgctaaccacgccgccgagcaaactcgagacatcgaacgcacatgacaacggcggactgccgGCATACCGTCATTgccgtcgttctctccgtcgcagacgaacgtgtgtgtaacctcataattgagaaatacttaaaTGAACCCTCGTTATTAACCCAGTTATAAACACCGGGGccggccgcacgtttcagcttcgctggttaaccatcgtcacggagtggaagggccgacgaatttcttttttctttttcgtcttaGCTCACGCAAAATGACCGAAGTTAGATATATTTTATGTTTATAATTACAACGCGGCACATTGCAGCAGATGGATTCCTGCAGCGAGGCACAATTACCCGCAACATAGCTGCCGCGGTAGCTGACTGGCTTTGGCGTTCTGCCACCGAGCAAGAGTGCGTGGGTTTGATTACTGTTCGCGGCAGCCGAATTTGGATGACGGCAGAACGATGACGCTCGTTCATTTAGATTTACGTGCGCGATAAATAaacccaggtagtcgaaattcgTAGCTCTTCACTCGGCTCCAACAAACAACCATGCTGTATCGTAAGTTAACTCCCTGAATTTTTTAGTgtcccccatttttttttcattcaggcGCAGCTTTCTTTGCGAACAACGGCAGCTCCTGTAGCCACCAGCAAAGGCAAAAGAACGCCAAAATGCCGATTCCCTATGGTATTAGTTCTCAATAGCGGTCAGCAGACGCGAAAAGATTCAGCGATGACACCGACCTCGCAGTAAAGTGTGCAACGTCTTTTCGACAAAATCAGAACGTTACATTTTAGTTGTCATTGTATTCACTATACTTGAGCGCAGTGCACACAGAACCAATATTGTTCGTGTTTCCTTGGAAGTACTTGTTCTTATATGCCACCTTTTATCGGCTGTCTGAACGATACCTATACAGATCTGCAAGCTGGATATCGAGAGGCGGGAAATGCAACTCTGGCGAGAGTCGGACACGCAGTTCCCCAGCGAAGCCGTCTTCGTAGCGAACCCCGAAGGAGTGGATGAAGATGACGGTAAGCCTGTTTTTTGTTCATCACGTGAACAGCGTTAAAACATCAGAATTTAAAGTGTCAAAAAACTCCTAGCAAATTATGGGCCCTCTCTGCGGGCTTACAGATAATTTTACATAGGTAGCAGTGGGTGACCTTTGTTCAAATTAAGCGGGAAACTGAATCCGGCAATTAAAAAACGTTTTATCAAGGTGGTAAAAATTGGTTCAGTGTGGGCTCTTAAAAAAAACTATTTATTGATGATTTACTTCCGAGCTATGGTTTAGGTTTGCCTGAAATTTTTTATATTTCATGTCGCCGGTATTTTTCAGACCAGCCTTTCACAAGTGAGTGAATAAATGTGTTCGTTATTGCGGGTCTGTCACTGCATAAATGaaatagaaatagaaaaaaattgtACCCCTCACCTGCCGTGGAAATGGGGGTAGGTGAAGCTTGTCGTgggtttcttcggtgttcctccgaacgaattgcactcaCGAGTACCCCGTTgggctcgaaccacaaccggtcacacgcactgcagctgggtccgaagttccggttgagaaactcgcattgaaacctggccatcatgccggggaagttggcgctagcgttgccgttGTCGGGTtcttggagggcaagacgacgctgacgtttggcctcaacatcgcactcccgcaactcggggtccatggctcttcgctgacgtttcgcctaggcttcggaagccctcgcgctagaatcggcatgttgatgacgagccctttctcgagtgcattcattctggatggatttccatgaaatttcttcaaaatgacatctgtccgttacgtaagacaatgaatggctcatacccccttaggcAATGGCTGATAGCCCCCGTATGCACGGCCTCCCCggccattacgacgacagaagagaagtgaaattctacactggaatgattagcgggaacgcagccagctgtggaagcagacgacgaggacgaacgcgggagcagtggcacgagcgcgtgccgagcacaagccacctgtgcagctctgagagcaggtGGTTTTTGGCGTTTCATCGCCGGCTCAGGCTAGcgcatacaagcttcgcttgaaacgAAAACTACAGACCCAGCAGCCTCAAGTCAATGGCTGTGCTAAGTTACTCCATTGCAATGTACCGCCTTCGCGTGACTTAAAAACTTCACTCATACATGCATGATGGGCCCTCACTTAAAGGCCACTGTTCACTACTCAGTAAATGCTGTCAGGTCTTGCCCCTATAGGCGATATCATTCATCCTAAGTGGTGGTTCGGGGCATCGGTGACCTTGGTAAATTTTCAGTTCTCCGTTCCGTCAGATGGGTGAGTGAGGAACAATTCCGCTGATATACACACCCTTAACTACAGAACATACAAGATAAATTGCGACGGCCACTGAAAGAAGCAAAAATCGACAGAAACCATCGGGGTATGATTGTGCACGTCAAGCGACAGCTAAGTGGTTTAAATCTGGTGAAATGTCTAGTTGTGTGCTATGCGAGCGTGTGTATAACGACAAGACTAATGTGTTGACGCTGGAATGGAAACGTATGCTacactaagggcccattcacacttgcgactaggcgaggtcgcgcgaccaagttggtcgcaaagcgaccagtcgcaagtagtcgcaaatggtcgcttttctcgaaatgcgaccatttcgggcgagtcgctcactgctcgatttttcagtcgcgcgaccacagtcgcagaacagctgaaccaatcagatgcgaaggaacaggacgtccgtatacgctgacgcttattttacgtggcgatggcatttcaagcagacgtgaacggcatatcgtgatacatttcggtttagcgactcgtcggtcgcatttgtaagtgtgaacatcgttcgtcttgagtagttttctggtcgccagtcgcaattggtcgcgcgacctcgcctagtcgcaagtgtgaatgggccctaagccGACATTATGGCAGTGGAATGAAGGCAAAACGGCGAACAACGGCACTGCGACGATTGTGTGAAGATGAAGGCGCGACGACCTCGGATTGAGAGCTATGGAGATGGCTGAAGACGACAGTATTATATGGCAGGCGGCATAACGATAACGGAGTGACGAGTGCGTGACAACGACTGTGGTAGGTAGCGCAACGATTTTGACATAACGACGGTGAAATGAGGACAGCGGAAATGACGCTGAAACGACGACCGTGCGATGACGTCATCATGACGAACACGGCATGATTTCAACGGAATGACAGCACCATGACGACGATGATGGAGCCGTATGATGACGGTTTAACGATGACAGCGTAACGAGGGCGGAATGAAGACGACGTTATGACGACGATTGTGTGACGGGGCAGCAGGGTGAAGATGGCAGAATGATCACTACAAAGTGAAGGTGACGGCGGCTGCGCGAAGACGACCATGTGACGACCGCGGAATGACGAAAACGGAGATAGTCGATAGTCTAGCAAAAGCGGTTAGACGGCAACAAAATGACAACGTTGACGACGATGGCACGTAAAAAGACTGTGTAGTGATGGCGTCATGACTATGATGGCAAAACTGCTAATGACTGCTTAACGCAGTGAAAGGCGCATGCCTATCGGGACAGGAGTACACTACAGGACAATGGTTGCTACTAGATTGGTCCACTGTAGCCCTGGCCGCCATCCCTTTCTACTCTTGTATGCGTGAATGCTCGCGCTGTAAGGAACGAACTAGAATTGATCGACATTTTATGCCACGCATATATTTATAAATGTGCAGAACGAATGTTGGACAGTCTCGAACGAAAACTGTGCCGTGGTTcttctaaaaaatgtcacagtttcgccctaagggcgaagcaatgaatgcgatagcaacacagcaatgtcatacgaagtaaggtgagcggctttggtagcaatatgaattgtagtaaacatgagctgattaagtaagcaggtgtgctgcggcgtaagtagaccgacatgaagagagactcgatgaccacgagaaggcacgtgtgaaacggtggtgttgatgagaagcgcttcccgtgggcagcgcgtgcgaagggacacacctgtagcgctgcactgccgatccgggcagcattgcgtgtgtagcgtgcgttggaaaatgtggcccgactattacgaactgaatgaacaagcggggtgtgagcgcgcacaaacacgaagagatcatactgaatgacagcagacaacgactgtcaaa contains the following coding sequences:
- the LOC119446536 gene encoding carotenoid-cleaving dioxygenase, mitochondrial, whose protein sequence is MERLVENREEVTEPLPTCVLGEVPEWLSGKLFRLGPGKWELGGGFCLRHWFDGAAILSAFEIHKGKVRYSSRYLQSEAYKKLSSVNRPVVTEFGTRCYPDPCKNILSRFFAALVPSDLTDNNFGNVYSLGDELFCTSETCFMWKVDQDSLEAVQRFDVNKLVSVNLASAHPITQEDGTSYNLGASFVSGLKYHIIKIPPPGKGCSGLKRASVAYHIPSSWKTTFSYYHSFGMTRNYVVFVEQPLLVNAMRLVGSRIKGYSFKDCLDWAPKEKTKFVVLDRSSGAVLRTRFVTDPLFFFHVVNTYEDDGHIVFDMIAYEDATILDRYYLDKIRNSTAEDFDPDCQGHFRRFVIPVSKVSSTKEGNLVSLKYTEARAYRQDNSTIWLTHEEMGSKGYDLPTINPEYQGKPYRYTYGSGNFERLGECRNAICKLDIERREMQLWRESDTQFPSEAVFVANPEGVDEDDGVLLSVVNDTDYSKPDFLLVLDAKTLTELARAQVPPHVRACTSIHGCFVRS